CTGAGTGCAGCAGAACAGGAGAACATaacgaatttaaaaaaaaaaaacaaaaaaaacttatGACACACAGTAAatcgtaaattttttatattgatCACTTTAAATGTCACTTTATAAGTGtaccttttttccccctttattTGCACTACTAGAAAGGGAAACGTTATGCAGCTCTTCACATTTCTGAGGTGCGATTTTTCATGAAGAGTGGTCAGCATATTCCCCGTGTACAGTTTAATCCAAAAAATTTGATGAGAAAACAACAGGCACAGTGTTCAATATGAAGGGATAAACTTTTTACTTTTGATGAACACACCCCTTGagcttattttatatttacaaaacaTTGTAGCTTTTTTCGGCGCGtaatttttgcctttttttgcatgcttGTTATTATCTGGTAAATTAAATTGTATAatcctttaattttaaggAATATGTGTAAAAATGAGTTTAGGTATACAtagtttctttttcttttttttacttgttACAGCTTCGGTGTATATGCACCAAGCGAACGAGCACGTGTGAATACCCATGATTTCACTTCCGAAATGACAAAAGGTTTATTCTTAAATCGTCACACTGGAATTGCGCAACTATCAGGGgagaagaattttttttttgattttctttaattttaatttatgttatatacCTAATATGTTTGTTTGAATTATCTTAGGACTGATTCCCAGGTGCTTAAACGTTACAATATGGCTTTCTTTTTGGGGTCATCCCCCCTTTCGACCAAACACACGACACAACCCATGGAGACTACCCAGTTGATATGTTCGCTATAACATGGCGTGCTAAGCTGATTTGAAATGCTACGCATAGTGATCATATTACGAACATTTCCATTTACAtcattggaaaaaaaaaaaaaacacttccCACTGTATAACATACATGTGCTAATCTCCTTTAAGGCACATTAGCGGCGAACTAACAAAATGATCGGAGAAGTgcgctcattttttcccttgtgtgcaaaattatACTTACTTTGGGGCATCTAGTACTATGCAAAATGAGGTTCATTCAAGAAACATTTAATTATGCTCATtctaaaatgaaaatatataatcaGAGATATTATGCACTTCTAGGAAAATcgcatcaaaaaaaaataaaaataaatgggttccttttaaatttgtaatgcaaaaaatgtgtatgcaCTTTtgaaatgtataatttattctcCTGCAGTTAGTGCTTCCTTAAGGCCACATAAGTGCATGCTTATGTTTCCcatttcttcaaataatgtgtgcaaatttttatggTCCAATGAAGcataataatgtaaaaggaaatatttcaaagagagtaaaaaaaaggaatgccTTTAAATTGGAGATAAGCATGGCCGaaattatttgcatattctgaggggttatttttttctctcactTTCGACTTGTTAATGTAAAAGAATAAAGTTAACGTTCGCATATTCtgtacataaattttatgaagCACGGGAGGAATGCGCCGAGGTGCGGAAATTTTCAATTCGGAGTGGATCCACACTCAAGATGTTCATAAAGgagacttaaaaaaaaaaaaaaaaaaattagccatTGCATGGAGATACAGGCGAAAAGATCAAACTGGTTTAAATTGCTATATTACACGGGTTACGCAATTTTACAAATGAAACATGGCTAAGCTATAAAGTTTatcaaaaaatgtgttttttttttatttccatttttttaatgcactttatcctttttaataCGTACCCGAGATGAGGCCTAATTTACGGAAGGGAACGAGCCGAAAATACACAAATTTATAGAagcaattaaaatttaacatCCATTGGGAGAAGCACAATTACGGGAAAAACAATTGCCATGGATTTCTATATAGCGTGAAGGTAAAAAcattggaaaaataaatatttgatatTATAGCGATATGAGCATTACGCGAAAAAGGGTATCTTCCTATTTATCCATTTGCAGTGTTGTAATTTTGAAATGTAGCTTTGCTAATGAAATATAGCTTCctcttctgttttttttttaattttctttttaactgTTACGTGCCCTAGTTGATCGTTCATTGAAGAATAGTGAAAAGGAATTTCATTTCTGCTTACTCACTAATTGCATCAGGATAAATTGGGACATTCGCGCGATGTAGcttatgtatacatttaaCCAGCGAATTAATTATACTTGCGTCTGAAAATAAGTTAGTCGCATTAATTCGCCATTTTGGTTCTCCTTTTCGTAATATGGTGAGCGCTTATGATAGTTTACGCGCATTGGCATAAGCGATTCACTGCACTTTGGGTTATTCGCCTCTTTGTAAAAGGTAAGGGATAATTTGTaaggcgatttttttttttattttctttgcaCATGAGGGCCTCGCTTCACCATTCGGTAAAATTAGAATAATGCTAAAATGCTATCATAAGGGGAAACCTCCTTAAATATGAAGTTAAGCATCTCCGTTTATGAACTTCCTGGGAGGACACCTATACTGCACTGCATGGATAAGTGCCCACTTTGTTTCAGATAAAAACAAGCAGGTTCTCcttatacgtacatatggaGAGGGGGATCTTTTATAAATTCGTTCTTGTCGACGCATGGATTGTAAGTGGGATGCCCAAACGGTTGAGCGGGAACGTTTTCCCGGGAATTAAAGCGGTTTATTAAACAAACAAAAGTTATACtacgaaaaagggaagcatGCAAAGACAAATAATAGAATCACTGGCAGTAGCAATTATGTATGTAGGAAGGGAATAGCTAAACTTTGAATACGCCATCAATTGGTGAACCAAACGAGGGGTAAATGGAAAACAGCGCAAAAGGTATGCATACTGCACATAGGAAAAAGAGACTCCATACAAAGGAAACAAATCAACCTTATAGGAATGTTGTAAAATTGGAACATCCAACGTAAAGTAGTGCCTACGCGGGGACCCACTTTGAGGATGCACACATTCACAATAAAGAGGGAGCGGATAAGATATCTCCAAATAGACACACTGTGGTATAAagttattttcccatttcctTCCTCTTTGGGGTTGCCACACTAGAGGAGGGACAAATGAGTTTATACCTGTATGTTTGCATGTATGCGTTTGTATGTGTGTGGAGGGAGTACAAATAATCTTTCTTCCCTCTCCGCGCCATTACTAACGCCCCTACTTCTTCGCCCTTCCGAATTaccaaaaatgtatatgcgtGCCCACATACACACGTACCTACGCACACTTTTTCAAAACGAACGATTAAcatgtttcattttgtttttccatttggctaCGTTGGCATACTTTCCGATTTGTAACTTTCAATTTTCTCTTTCAAAAGTGCCATCCAcaggttcttcttcttttccataGTGGCATCCCACCATATGTTAAAGCGCTTCACAAATTCGTCAAAATTTCTTCTCactataacattttttttaacaatcgGATAGAGATGTTTTTTAGAAATCTGTTCCATATATTCCACATCATCCATAAGTTCGTCTTTACATCCCATCCAGAGCTTCACTTGAATTTCTTCTGGTACCCTTTCTTTTAAGGCGGTCTCTTTGTATGCTTCCCATATTTCGTCTACCATATGGTGAAACATTTCCTTCTTGTATTTACAGTGACAACAAAATATAGTGcacgcctttttttggcttataaaaataaagtgcaCGGAGTGAATGCGTTTCATCGCCTGGTTTATATTTAGGCCTTCCGGAATGTGAAGCTCTTCGCATTCGAAAGGCAATCGATGGCTCACTGCGTTGGGTTTTTTACTGCTTCGGATTTCGCCTTCGCCTAGTTTTAAGTCTCCGTCTTGGTTTTCTTCATCCTTGGCTTTGTCTTCCGCTTTATACTTATTTATACACTTTGCGTCTTCGCCCTCAtttgcctcttcctttttttcagttatttttccctttttgggtGTCCCCTGGATAACCCTTTTTGGGTCCTTTTCTTTGCCCTCCTGATTGACCTTCTTTGTTTCGTTGCTCCTtttacgttttatttttcgttcTACTTTCTGGcgtttttgcttctcttcttcctttcctgcTAACATtctctcttccccttttacccccttttgccaATTCTGGTACTCGCTAACATTCCTTTTGAAGAATATGTTCCTTCCATGTAATGTCCAATCGGAAAAATCTTTTAAGTACCTGGAGAGCTGCAATTTGGGCAACCGCCATGCTTTTGATTTCCAAAGGGAGCTCTGCAAAAATGTCATAAAAATTAGTTACACGAGGGGGGGTCTTTACATAATAGAAGATAACCGATGAGATATTCCCCaatggggataaaaaaatagaaaaaaaaatgtcttaTCACGTCACATCATGTTCTCTCAAAAGGGCAGCCACTTCTTTTGAATATCAGAGCACTTACCTGAAATGACAACAGCAGGATAGCTGTCAATCGGAGCAGATTAAATTTAATCATTTTCCTCACATTGTGAATTAGGAAGAAGGCTGTTGATTTACAGGGTATGTCTTtactttcatatttttaattaaaaaaatggtccACATAGGAAAGAATTGATCTTCACGTGAAGTTGGCGTGTACTTCTCGCACTTGAGGGGGGCAAAACATGGCAACGTTTAATATGTACAAATGGGTGCAACTACGCATGCGCACGTGCACTTACGCGCAAAACGGCAGAAAGTGACCCCCCCTCTGCTCGCGAAAGGTAgcatttttctcattttattgCACCCCGTtaggtaacaaaaaaaaacaaaaaaattcatgaAAAAAGTCTAATTGGGGGAAATACGCcctgcaaaaaggaaaataagcAGTGCACAGCTTATAGCGCGAGGTGCATATGGGGTATGCAAATACGGGGCAAACATTTCGAATTAGCaaaggtataaaaaaaaaaaaataataaaataaaacagagACTCCCAACTGTACAAGCGATCCTTATATACGCGAAAGTGCACACAAACATGAAGTTGTAGTCTACTCGATCGATTTCAACGCAATGCAATGCGACCGCCCCGGCTGCCAACTCTGTAGCTTAGAAGAAATACCATTTGGAAGTATTTCTAAATATGaaacagagaaaaaaaggctagcaataaattaaaaacagcTAATTAATTCAAATGCGAAGATAAAACGTGAGGAGTAATTCGCTAGCCACGTTAACGCAGtgaaaacaaataataataatatgcgCAAAAGAGGAAGTTTACCTTTTCTCAGAAAAAATGCCAACTATTTGATGATTTTCTCCAACAGgtataaaaaatgcacatgtgcCTGTTGGATACTTCCTGCGCTCCCCTCGTGGACGCCTATAAATCAACGCAATctatttttacacaaaaatgtgtgaGTAGGTTCAGGGGTAATTTAAACGGATTAGATAAACATAGGCCAATATATACACCcacatgtatgcatacatttatatgttttttttttttaacacttggGTTCACCTTTCTATCATAAGGattccctcttttttgcgaaaagaataaaaagctATTTGACGATCATGTGAGAGCGATCAATGGGTAGGTGATGGAATGATTCTGCGAATCTGCCAAATGGAGTGGTGAGCGTAGTTGTCTTCTTCAAAGGTTTAATTAGGCCCCTTCTCAACGGCGCAATTTAGTAGTGACCATGACTGCAGCTTCTACAGAAAAGGATACGCCCTAAATTCGTTACAAGCCATTCGCGCACTTCCTTCTTCACCAGGAAGACACACTCGTAGTATTTCACTGCAATCGGCCCTCTTAATCGAAGCAACGATGTTCATTTCACGTTCGTTCCACTGGTAAAGCGGTAGCGAATGTGCGCACGTAAGTATAGGCATGCGACGCTTATCCCTACGCCACACTCGCTTTAACAAAGGTGTTATAGTTGTCTAGTAGTCTAACCTGTACAGGGGCGCTAAAGTTTTCGCTTTACAACTGCCCCCTTTTACAGCACTATTAAGTATGAGCAGTCATACGCTTCTTTGCAATATGCAGATAATTCTGCACTTCAATTTTACGTGTACCCATGAAAAGGCTGCAATACCGAGTGCCACGTGCAGCAGGGGACGAAACAGATTTAAGgagggaaagggaagaatGATGGCAGCATAATTTTCGTATACGTATggcatgtatgcatatataaacgtatatgtaaatgtatagAGAGAGATTCCCCCCTCCACCGCTAATTATCCGCCTGCACTTTGATGGTAGCAGAATTCATGCTGGGTTTCGAAGTGTCATAGCtaatagaattttttttcttttttctttaaaatgggaTAATGGGCCGACTTGGCTTCGCCAATCTGCAGGACCTCAAATGAGGTAGTAGCCTATCGAAGGGAACGTAGCTCATTCATTGGCCTATACAGCCTTTCTAAAATCAAAAcagagttaaaaaataaaataaaaaaaagcattgcccttttttattactttctGCTGATAGGATGAAatatttaccttttttattttctattataaACTTTTCAAAGTCCTAACTATTTAAAGATAACCTTAAACAGTGTGTGGTTTTTACGAATTAAGAATATGAGAAATTTAAAGGTACCATTTTTCTATTaagcattttatttattctcaGCCGTAGCTGTTACGTACATAGATACAGTTGCATAATTAGGGGTTTCTAAAAGTTGCCGCATTTTCCTACAGATTCTTTGACGCAGGcctatcatttataataatactgTTAATTATGCGATTAgcgctttttctttttcattttttccttttagcATCGTATAATGTTATCGATTTTTGTTCGCCATGAGGGAACACTTTTGGCATTATTTACATGTACACTTTTTGCCCtatttgtaaataatttttttccccatctataaataattttttttccccaatatgatgcgtattttttcccaaatatgatgcgtattttttcccaaatatggtgcgtacttttttttcccaaatatgatgcgtacttttttttccccagtATGatgcgtacttttttttccccagtATGatgcgtacttttttttccccaatatgatgcgtacttttttttcccatgcAAACCCACTATTTTTCCCATGCAagcccacttttttttccatgcaAGACTACTTCTTTTCCCGTGTATGCctactttttttcccttatttttcacattttttcgcGTATTTTATTacctttttatctttttattttttttcgttcgctgtatattttttattccgcGCGAAAATAAGCATATGCACTATGACACCAACCATGATCAGCATGCAGATATTTTTCCTACAGCCCTATTGCATAGGGGGATAAACTgcgatggggaaaaaaaaaataccaatgGCAGTATAGCAGTGCCAATCATCGTGTACCACCCAGTTTcttttgcatattttgcttcttttttttctttgttcttGTTGGCCCCttggctaattttttttttttttttttttttatttaaaagggCGAACTATGTATTTTTCCCTAAATATATAGAACCCAAATACGTAACTTTTTAATCAAcgaattttttactttttgtttttagtTATCTTAACTAATTCACAAAACCTACAAAACATAacctctatttttttttcattttacaaaatacCTCAcgcgtttaaaaaaaaaatgaaaaaaaatgcaaattcGAAAAGCCAATGCTCTGTAAGATACCTCATCTTGATGTCGTTTATTTTCGTAATTATCTCCATATTATTAGTAAGAAAcgataaaaattaagcaaaaattaagcgaaaatgaaataaaaattaagcaaaaatgaaataaaaatgaaataaaaatgaaataaaaatgaaataaaaataaaataatgagtGTTTTCCTTTGAACAGCACAGAATAAGTCACCTCCGTGGTTTATGCGGTCTCACTCGTTCGTGCGACCCATACGCGCGAGAGTGTATAATAAACAGTTTTTACCGCTCAACTACCCATTGCGCGTACATACTGCTAACCCCCCATTACTTCCTTTTAGAACCCCGTTTGCTTCAACAACTTAAGCATTCTGCCAGAATCGCAGCCACAATCGCGCCCAAGAAAGCTTGTCGAACTGCCACTTTACACAAATGAAGATTTATCCCAAAGAAGCAGACATATTAGCTTTACTGAGCCATATGTAAGCAGCAAAGTTTTGCCATTCGGATGTGAAGAGAAggatatatcaaaaaaacTGACCAGAAATGATATAGAGAAACTGTCGTGCAACACAGGCTTTCTTTTTgccgataaaaaaaaggcctacATTGTTTTTTACTACGTGAATGATTACCATAAGGGTAAATACAATAAGATGATAAATCACCTATGGCTAGTTTTTACAGAATCAGCAGCAAAAATTGGTATGCCTGATGAGCAACGATTGAAATTCTTAATGGACTGTCATTCAGGCCTAACACGCGATTTAGATACGCTAGACGAATCGTATGAAAATCGCTTCTTTTCCATGGCCAACAGTAAATTAATGTTGCAGTTAAGTTTCCGAATTTTCCTCTCAAGCTATATGTGGTCCtgtgaaaaattaacaagaGATAATAAGAAGAAGTGGACCAAGGCTATGAAGAATATGATAGAAACTTACAAAGCGTAATGGGAAAAGGCTGCACAGGTGGGCGCTCCAATGGGTTCTCCAATGGGTCCTCTAATGGCTTCCTCTATTGTGCTCCAGTAGGTTCACCTATGGGTCACCCTGTGAGAGGAGCACACGAGGGAGCACGAGAAGGAGCACACGAAGGGGCACGCCAAGGAGCACACCCAGGAGCTCGCCAGTGAACGCACCATCAAGCGCATCAGCGAATGTGTCTGCGAACGCACCATCGAACGCTCCAGCGAACGCGCCAGCGATCGCACCACCGAACGCACAAATAGgcgtaacaaaaaaaaatagccacaAATGGAAGAGCGAATTGATGAGAAGTACCCCTCAAAAGGGGTggtatataatttattaaacttaacaaataaaataactatcAATTTAGGAAGTTATAGAGTAAGgggagaaaggaaaaaaaaaaaaaaaaaaaaaaaaaccctaaTGTAGCACCAAAACAATGTAACGATGCAACATTACCTTACCAGCCGCAGTCACAGATATGTGCTACCTGCCATCTCCCCCAAATTACCTGTCAAATGATTTAAACAAGAAAATACTTTTGTGTAAAATGCTACTTCTGAGAAGAATTTAACACAAGGATATTTGTTTGGTCTTTTAATTAAAagagtataatttttaagattGTTTGGTTccaaaaattacgaaaatgaaaaaaaaaaaaaatacgattgcatttttgtaaattattgtttgaattgttttattttatttgttaaattttgtGCCATGTGCACAAGtaataatttgtataacTATGTACTTCTTGTCACATTTGctcctatattttttttgttatttttccatCAAAGAATGGAAAAGCGTAAAGCCCCTATCTGCGCTTTTCTTGCACCATCCGTTCAGTGCAAGTTTCCCGAAATTCAGCCTGATGAAAATGACAATTTTTCATCATCAAAATAGGCGAATTTCGATTTTTACGACAGTGTGAGGTGAGGGATACCTACAAAGTAGTTCATGCGTGCGTGTGCACAGTGGGGGCGCGCTTAACACGCCTCGTGAGCGGGCacatcatatatataaccgtatatatgcatatattatatgcatatagatatacacacatacacatatgtacatatatacatatatacatatacatatatatccAGCCGTATGTACGAACGTAGGTGAGAGATGCTCCCCTGCCTTTACTTTTGTTGTcgtttaaaattttcgaaTTGTGTAACTTTAGAGACCACCATTCTAACgtgaaacatttttaagtccAAATTGATGTTACTTTATAACCGTTCCATCGATAGTGTTTCCCTAACTTTTGAAGGAAACACTTTGGAAGTTTTAGAAGGTGAGACCATCCATGGGGAGGGTTTTTCAAATTACAATAGCTACATGTGCCCTATACACACGCTACAAATCGCAGCTTAAGCAGAATGGTAAAATCTCTAAATGCGTATATCACCTCATCCCCGGTGATGCTAACGAATTGGGGCTAAATCACACCCTTCTCTAACTGCTCAAAGATTGTTATGCATGACGTTGCGGTTCCTTGTTaagggtaaaaaagaaagcaatatatttttatatataaaaatatctgcaaaaatataaaagtacCACGTATTTGCGCCCCCTTTTCTTGGGCCCCACATTATGCACCTTTCGCTCAATTGGCCCTCGCTCAGGGGGGTTAAATCAGGGAGAGAAGTTGAGCCCACTTCGCGCCTCCTTTAAtggagcagcaaaatggcgaGCCGAACCCATAAGCTGCTCAGATTTACCTACCCATGAGTAACGTCAAACATTTAATAACAttcgaaaaaattgagaTGTGGTAAAAGTGGGGCACTTAACCATAGGCCAATATGCTTTCATGCTGACCCAATTTTAAAACCTCCAACGTTCACcttaaaaagggagcaaaTACAACACCCCAAAATGTACATCGtggtataaaaaaagggtagcTCATTTGGTATTACTCCGAGTCAGCCGCAAATGTGcacagcggggggggaagctgcATTTTCATTcatacaaataatataaataggTATGTGCTTACAtaggtatatatttttttcttccccttttttgcaccccCCGCTGGGCAGCAgtcaca
Above is a genomic segment from Plasmodium vivax chromosome 5, whole genome shotgun sequence containing:
- a CDS encoding RAD protein (Pv-fam-e) (encoded by transcript PVX_089840A), giving the protein MKKNANSKSQCSVRYLILMSFIFVIISILLNPVCFNNLSILPESQPQSRPRKLVELPLYTNEDLSQRSRHISFTEPYVSSKVLPFGCEEKDISKKLTRNDIEKLSCNTGFLFADKKKAYIVFYYVNDYHKGKYNKMINHLWLVFTESAAKIGMPDEQRLKFLMDCHSGLTRDLDTLDESYENRFFSMANSKLMLQLSFRIFLSSYMWSCEKLTRDNKKKWTKAMKNMIETYKA
- a CDS encoding RAD protein (Pv-fam-e) (encoded by transcript PVX_089835A), whose product is MIKFNLLRLTAILLLSFQSSLWKSKAWRLPKLQLSRYLKDFSDWTLHGRNIFFKRNVSEYQNWQKGVKGEERMLAGKEEEKQKRQKVERKIKRKRSNETKKVNQEGKEKDPKRVIQGTPKKGKITEKKEEANEGEDAKCINKYKAEDKAKDEENQDGDLKLGEGEIRSSKKPNAVSHRLPFECEELHIPEGLNINQAMKRIHSVHFIFISQKKACTIFCCHCKYKKEMFHHMVDEIWEAYKETALKERVPEEIQVKLWMGCKDELMDDVEYMEQISKKHLYPIVKKNVIVRRNFDEFVKRFNIWWDATMEKKKNLWMALLKEKIESYKSESMPT